From a single Flavobacteriales bacterium genomic region:
- a CDS encoding cadherin domain-containing protein produces MAATNYNAYPIFEKNQVLTNTQLNQLVSYLEEQGRLTRSSLIGIGIVCGLELKFVPEADAETGVDTLYISEGVGISSEGFLISFCGCPITKYRNFVLNPYVDYPAFQNPATKQQDIVIQELLTDDFENDGSEEPIEQMDAEILKDKVVVLFLECYDKDLKSCLSKSCDDIGIERRFTLRKLLISKTDIENKVLVRNGNEETLLFPERYALPDVAVKMPLFSPPVTDFNTFGKVAGQYGNILFAATSDPVTAVLTALKDAYHAYQPVLQDAFSTNPFNDPVTQVTAWKALFDGSGDATKYMGIQYYYDFVKDLMLTYDEFRRVSFDLLTKCCPDNKRFPKHLLLGEVIESCTPSEYRQQFIQTPVYNAEGKLLKETISLFSKAAKMVTEFNTKRVNSVESYGPLKIKITPSHEKISHLSVRAMPYYFNVKKKGTQGTLEELWSYEIRRKCKVGGGLLGYENNFDDLSGGPAVDTPVSKPLAFDRDAFDFFRVEGGLGKPADEVLNTVEEKIYKYNIPMDVIGVRVNEATLPVITDALKDGVVDYNKGFHDLHEDYVTFRYQIADMFKTALGAWDLFQRIEKMLQETDPDYKDPIPEEVRKIIEEVYKGIVEFLCRTLPPCLPDFAKNFEELKDRYADAIVYVTDKVFEHLELDAVDETANDVNEKTGLNLAQDVIAEATRLVWQIFDNFFYNRLHRIYYAFRRREYYLALQFNKHSYTFAEYVAKHPGIAHMAGAPTGGTYIVLYGNFLGMSQRVLADFALPYRCCGEEHAIPVCDDEQARANIQVAPYARPDYGYTFRNTSIEMDLVLNDHELYDLEKEYCAEDVKSTYNLRVVRVEPMDKNGFVEILEDERHIRFTPEEGFTGIAKFRYTLEKISNKLTDEGIVTILVRNQCVKLVDFDFTMRAEDTVVASLENFPGYLFNDPDVDQNLLEIGNKGEVMTITLLQDIQDSYSFKYSATGQENNGCGTITIHPAANNGPVIDNQEILTEPVAEQGAIIGTVVAFDPDNEPLTYVFESGATDIYNIDPESGEVRVINPDAMKQGVYQMGVRVTDPFGLFDTAILTIRVVLQNEAPQIQDQSFDVLITAQPGTVVNTVEAFDPDGDPLTFSIAAGNIGNAFKIGASTGQLVVASNSNFGNIQQFVLTIRVADTKGAAATGNVIVNIIRTNQPPTVTLVEPKAGTIFAAGAPINAVFQAADNSKVVRVDVFLNGQLVGATTEDKKYVFTLPDLNPGSYTLAGRAVDDEGATASTPLVNFEVQKANLNFVNDNLDLLTAEELNLLLETRKVKTAATDTRGSLQTKLKSSISTTPLTRTELTSLSDATIRELATRAGLDSSAKKTVLIDQLLSL; encoded by the coding sequence ATGGCTGCAACAAATTACAATGCCTATCCGATCTTCGAAAAGAACCAGGTGCTCACCAACACCCAGCTCAACCAGCTGGTGTCCTACCTTGAGGAACAAGGCCGACTCACCCGCTCAAGCCTGATCGGAATCGGGATCGTGTGCGGACTCGAACTCAAGTTCGTGCCGGAGGCGGATGCCGAAACAGGTGTGGATACCCTTTACATCTCCGAAGGTGTGGGCATATCATCCGAAGGCTTTCTCATTAGCTTTTGCGGGTGCCCCATCACCAAGTACAGGAACTTCGTGCTGAATCCTTATGTGGATTATCCGGCATTCCAGAACCCTGCCACCAAGCAGCAGGACATCGTGATTCAGGAACTCCTGACCGATGATTTTGAGAATGACGGCAGCGAGGAGCCCATCGAACAAATGGATGCGGAGATTCTCAAGGACAAAGTGGTTGTTTTGTTCCTGGAGTGTTACGACAAAGACCTGAAGTCGTGCCTCAGTAAAAGCTGCGACGACATCGGTATCGAACGCAGGTTCACGCTGCGCAAGCTGCTGATCAGCAAAACCGACATTGAAAACAAGGTGCTTGTAAGGAACGGGAATGAAGAAACTTTGCTGTTTCCCGAGCGCTATGCCTTGCCGGATGTGGCCGTTAAGATGCCGCTTTTCAGTCCGCCCGTTACCGATTTCAATACTTTCGGAAAAGTAGCCGGTCAGTATGGAAATATCCTGTTTGCCGCAACCTCCGATCCGGTGACCGCGGTGCTGACGGCATTGAAAGACGCATACCATGCATACCAACCGGTTTTGCAGGATGCATTCTCCACAAACCCTTTCAATGATCCGGTGACCCAGGTGACCGCCTGGAAAGCATTGTTCGACGGAAGCGGAGATGCCACCAAATACATGGGTATTCAATACTACTATGACTTTGTGAAAGACCTGATGCTGACGTATGACGAGTTCAGGCGGGTATCTTTCGATCTGTTGACAAAATGTTGCCCGGATAACAAACGGTTTCCGAAACACCTGCTTTTGGGTGAAGTCATCGAATCATGCACGCCAAGTGAATACCGTCAGCAATTTATTCAAACACCCGTGTACAACGCGGAAGGAAAATTGTTGAAGGAAACCATATCCCTCTTTTCCAAAGCCGCCAAGATGGTAACGGAGTTCAACACCAAGCGTGTGAACAGCGTGGAAAGCTACGGGCCGCTTAAGATCAAGATCACCCCCAGCCACGAGAAGATATCTCACCTGTCCGTGCGGGCCATGCCTTACTATTTCAATGTGAAGAAGAAAGGAACACAAGGTACGTTGGAAGAATTGTGGAGCTACGAAATCAGACGCAAGTGCAAGGTGGGTGGCGGATTGCTCGGCTATGAGAACAACTTCGATGACCTGTCAGGCGGGCCGGCTGTGGATACCCCCGTTAGCAAACCGTTGGCTTTCGACCGGGATGCATTTGATTTCTTCAGGGTTGAAGGTGGGCTGGGTAAGCCGGCGGATGAAGTGCTGAACACCGTTGAAGAGAAAATTTATAAGTACAACATTCCCATGGACGTGATCGGCGTGCGTGTTAACGAAGCAACCCTGCCCGTTATCACCGATGCGCTCAAGGATGGCGTGGTGGATTACAACAAGGGTTTCCACGACCTGCATGAAGACTACGTTACATTCCGCTACCAGATTGCGGATATGTTCAAAACCGCGCTCGGCGCATGGGACCTGTTCCAGCGCATTGAGAAAATGCTGCAGGAGACTGACCCGGATTACAAAGATCCGATCCCGGAAGAAGTGCGTAAGATCATCGAGGAAGTGTACAAAGGCATCGTGGAGTTCCTGTGCCGCACACTCCCTCCGTGCCTGCCGGATTTTGCCAAGAATTTCGAAGAACTGAAAGATCGCTACGCCGATGCCATTGTATATGTAACCGACAAGGTGTTCGAACACCTTGAACTGGATGCCGTGGATGAAACTGCAAACGATGTGAATGAAAAGACCGGTCTCAACCTGGCCCAGGATGTGATTGCAGAAGCGACACGACTGGTATGGCAGATCTTTGATAATTTCTTCTACAACCGCTTGCACCGCATCTATTATGCCTTCCGCAGAAGGGAGTATTACCTTGCGTTGCAGTTTAACAAGCACAGCTACACGTTCGCTGAATACGTGGCCAAACATCCGGGCATCGCGCACATGGCAGGTGCACCCACCGGAGGAACATACATTGTGCTGTACGGAAACTTCCTGGGAATGAGCCAGCGTGTGCTGGCGGATTTCGCCCTGCCTTACCGCTGTTGCGGAGAAGAGCATGCCATTCCGGTATGCGACGATGAACAGGCCAGGGCCAACATACAGGTGGCGCCCTATGCGCGTCCCGACTACGGCTATACCTTCCGCAATACATCCATTGAAATGGACCTGGTCCTCAACGACCATGAACTGTATGACCTCGAAAAAGAATACTGTGCGGAGGATGTGAAGTCGACCTACAACCTGCGTGTGGTGCGCGTAGAACCCATGGACAAGAACGGTTTCGTGGAAATATTGGAAGATGAACGCCACATCCGTTTCACCCCTGAGGAAGGATTCACAGGTATTGCCAAGTTCAGGTATACACTTGAAAAGATCAGCAACAAACTCACAGACGAAGGCATCGTCACCATCCTGGTGCGCAACCAGTGTGTGAAGCTGGTTGATTTCGACTTCACCATGCGTGCGGAAGATACCGTGGTAGCCAGCCTGGAAAACTTCCCCGGCTATTTGTTCAATGATCCGGATGTAGACCAGAACCTGCTGGAAATCGGTAACAAGGGAGAAGTCATGACCATTACACTGCTCCAGGATATTCAGGATTCGTATTCATTCAAGTATTCGGCAACCGGGCAGGAGAACAACGGCTGCGGCACCATCACCATTCACCCGGCCGCCAACAACGGTCCGGTTATCGACAACCAGGAAATCCTCACCGAACCGGTGGCGGAACAAGGCGCCATTATCGGTACCGTGGTGGCATTCGATCCCGACAACGAGCCGTTGACCTACGTGTTTGAAAGCGGGGCCACGGATATTTATAACATCGATCCGGAAAGCGGAGAGGTACGGGTGATCAACCCCGATGCCATGAAGCAGGGTGTTTACCAGATGGGCGTACGTGTGACGGATCCATTCGGATTGTTCGATACGGCCATACTGACCATACGCGTTGTGCTCCAAAATGAAGCCCCGCAGATCCAGGATCAATCCTTTGATGTGCTTATTACGGCCCAACCGGGAACGGTCGTTAACACAGTGGAGGCGTTCGATCCTGACGGTGATCCGCTGACCTTCAGCATCGCTGCTGGCAACATCGGCAATGCATTCAAGATTGGTGCCTCCACAGGACAATTGGTGGTGGCAAGCAACAGCAACTTCGGTAATATCCAGCAGTTCGTGCTTACCATCCGTGTGGCCGATACCAAAGGCGCCGCGGCAACGGGCAACGTGATCGTTAACATCATCCGCACCAACCAACCGCCGACCGTGACGTTGGTTGAACCGAAAGCAGGAACCATTTTTGCAGCCGGAGCACCGATCAATGCCGTGTTCCAGGCAGCAGACAATAGCAAGGTGGTTAGGGTGGATGTGTTCCTGAACGGACAACTGGTAGGGGCAACAACGGAAGATAAGAAGTATGTATTCACCCTGCCCGACCTGAATCCGGGATCCTATACCCTGGCCGGTCGCGCCGTTGACGATGAAGGTGCAACGGCTTCCACGCCGCTGGTGAATTTCGAGGTGCAAAAGGCGAACCTCAATTTCGTGAATGATAACCTCGACCTGCTGACAGCGGAAGAACTCAACCTGTTGCTGGAAACACGCAAAGTGAAAACCGCAGCCACCGATACCCGTGGCAGCCTCCAGACCAAACTCAAGTCAAGCATATCAACCACACCCTTGACCAGAACGGAACTGACTTCGCTCAGCGACGCAACGATCAGGGAACTTGCAACACGGGCCGGATTGGATTCCTCAGCCAAAAAGACCGTGTTGATTGACCAACTGCTTAGCTTATAA
- a CDS encoding DUF4157 domain-containing protein: protein MGTQTYTTGNRGETNPARTFQAKLEIGQPGDRYEREADAVADNVVRGGALSISSGTPPAPPVQRKGEEEEPMQMKVQRKGEEEEEMLQAKCAACAEEESMQMQVQRKGEEEEESMQMQVQRKGADEEEMLQPKCAACAAEEQMQPAIMRAENGTAHTSPAVTSQIASTRGKGQALPTGVQQQFGGKMGADFSGVNIHTDSTAVQLSKSLGAHAFTVGNDIYFNSGKYDTASRGGQHLLAHELTHTIQQGGSKQPGVMQKTRVQRQTTPPHPVNTYNDCTAGQEAQIQGAFNDAIGHVNRATAALANAYATHPRLPNIVSNGLNTHFHTTDKDDIMTIYRRFRDIQNAMQRGINFECETSCDPGVGGYVWQFLFWQVGRVHVCFNLFTNSGASTRKAIVIHEIAHRHAGVDDKAYVWQPNYPTLSAKDAMNNADSYAHFALLF from the coding sequence ATGGGGACCCAAACATACACAACCGGAAACCGGGGTGAAACCAACCCCGCCCGGACGTTTCAGGCAAAACTGGAGATAGGACAACCCGGCGACCGCTATGAGCGCGAAGCCGATGCCGTCGCCGATAACGTGGTGAGAGGCGGTGCACTATCCATCTCTTCAGGAACGCCTCCTGCTCCCCCGGTACAAAGGAAAGGGGAAGAAGAAGAACCGATGCAGATGAAAGTGCAGCGGAAAGGTGAGGAGGAAGAAGAGATGCTGCAGGCCAAGTGTGCAGCATGCGCCGAAGAAGAATCCATGCAGATGCAGGTGCAACGCAAAGGTGAAGAAGAGGAAGAATCCATGCAAATGCAGGTGCAAAGAAAAGGTGCGGATGAAGAGGAAATGCTGCAACCCAAATGTGCGGCATGTGCAGCAGAAGAGCAAATGCAACCCGCCATCATGCGGGCTGAAAACGGAACCGCACATACATCGCCCGCCGTTACATCACAGATCGCATCCACCCGCGGAAAAGGACAAGCCCTGCCCACCGGCGTACAGCAACAGTTCGGAGGGAAAATGGGTGCCGACTTCAGCGGTGTGAACATCCACACCGACTCCACCGCGGTGCAACTGAGCAAGTCGCTCGGGGCACATGCCTTTACCGTGGGCAACGACATTTATTTCAACAGCGGAAAATATGACACCGCATCCAGGGGAGGACAACACCTCCTTGCGCACGAACTCACGCATACAATCCAGCAGGGCGGAAGCAAACAACCCGGCGTGATGCAAAAGACCCGGGTGCAGCGACAAACCACCCCACCGCATCCGGTGAATACCTATAACGATTGTACCGCCGGACAGGAGGCGCAGATCCAGGGTGCATTCAATGATGCCATCGGGCATGTGAACAGGGCTACGGCCGCACTGGCCAACGCCTATGCCACACACCCGCGGTTGCCGAACATCGTGTCGAACGGACTCAACACACATTTCCATACGACCGACAAGGATGACATCATGACCATCTACCGCCGGTTCCGCGACATCCAGAATGCCATGCAGCGCGGCATCAATTTCGAATGCGAAACTTCATGCGACCCGGGTGTGGGAGGTTATGTATGGCAGTTCCTGTTCTGGCAGGTAGGTCGCGTACACGTGTGCTTCAACCTGTTTACCAACTCCGGCGCATCCACACGGAAGGCGATCGTGATCCATGAGATTGCGCACAGGCACGCCGGTGTGGACGACAAGGCCTATGTATGGCAACCCAACTATCCAACGCTGAGTGC
- a CDS encoding helix-hairpin-helix domain-containing protein, with protein METCENKALIERDGTSQAQRLLKSLLPSYVAVDERSMRDLITFAQNYAAEINYVALDGTNQGDWQDFFNSDPDLDILLDETRTDEENFLDYIAKKGGYVQPHFALFIAFLWLFRKAQDDLNTITKRHLDFYYKDVLRLKEQPAEADQVFLIFELARHVKTSHAVKEGTALKAGKDDSGQPLTYLTDDELVVNHGAVSEIKSVFADINGNHRLYASPVANSADGEGAEIESEDMSWETFGNTDRAQADVGFAIASPNLLLAEGRRTVTVTLQVSPTTPIGKVPPYADQVFDVVFSGEEEWISPEGEDVVQEGQFPAEVVEKILAFVNGSGIDAIATEVEDDPNTGYGDQIDDYDIGVLVAKRIVDTRTANGPYKTLQQLRDVKGMGVDKINDLAYTFRTVSNATIFDPDKNTITIIRTLEESQPAVVAYNEEVLLDPFKTGWPVMKVTVNKEYPGDPYAYKYLKDLDVTNATVTVNVYNVKTNILQNDAAKLDPAKPFQPFGNRPVIDSAFYIGNQEIFQKNLDNLSIHIQWHELPENESFGTYYNYYTVGAGTRQNTAFKTEISILDEKEWVPVKAGTLYQLFDNDTNTEIINPENEIFLSVDNTGATGSLGDVNRDPEMEVLTTLNTTTQKGFLRMRMKGANFGHKDYSTSYTQQVLAAVTADPATTPNLPNEPYTPTIKELALDYTSTVELDLTGMGEDAYDERVDQYFYVYPFGVAEADTREKTNNLLPVFDAEGNLYIGIESFTGGRNLSLLFQVAEGSADPDYLQQDVTWSYLTSGNTWTEFDQRKILTDSTNQLLTSGIIEFNVPKDASVTQEMLGSGKVWLRATVQKDTPAISDLVDIMAQAVTATFTDQDNDPQHLATALPAETIKKLKESDSAIDTVTQPFSSFGGKLQETSEAFYTRVSERLRHKHRAVTIWDYERLTLAKFPSVYKVKCLNHTIFNGTLSDYDEIAPGHVSLIVIPNVINRNAVDPLKPKTSLITLTEIEQYLTGLKAECPELHVRNPLYEEIQVEMNVKFIDGIDNGYYQEVLNDEIKSFLSPWAYADSSEITFGGRIHKSMILNFVEERSYVDYVTCFKMYHIVPNNPAIDPTVDRSEARATTLGSVLGSANDHILHVLESEICGCDDNEVFGVKEMASDPCGCD; from the coding sequence ATGGAAACCTGTGAAAATAAAGCCCTGATCGAACGCGACGGCACCAGCCAGGCACAGCGCCTGCTGAAGTCACTGCTGCCGTCATACGTGGCGGTGGATGAACGCAGCATGCGCGACCTCATCACATTCGCACAAAACTATGCCGCCGAGATCAACTATGTGGCGCTGGACGGAACCAACCAGGGAGACTGGCAGGATTTCTTCAACAGCGATCCCGACCTGGATATCCTGCTGGATGAGACCCGCACCGACGAAGAGAATTTTCTCGATTACATCGCAAAGAAAGGCGGATACGTGCAACCGCACTTCGCACTCTTCATCGCTTTCCTGTGGTTGTTCAGAAAAGCCCAGGACGACCTCAACACCATCACCAAGCGACACCTTGATTTCTATTATAAGGATGTACTGCGCCTCAAGGAACAACCCGCCGAAGCCGACCAGGTGTTCCTCATCTTCGAGCTGGCACGACATGTGAAAACATCACACGCCGTTAAAGAAGGTACCGCACTTAAAGCAGGAAAAGACGACAGCGGTCAACCCTTGACTTACCTCACCGACGATGAACTCGTGGTGAACCACGGTGCCGTGTCGGAGATCAAATCCGTATTTGCGGATATCAACGGCAACCACCGCCTGTACGCATCGCCCGTTGCCAACTCGGCCGACGGTGAAGGTGCAGAGATCGAAAGCGAAGACATGAGCTGGGAAACGTTCGGTAACACCGATCGCGCCCAGGCAGACGTGGGCTTCGCCATCGCTTCGCCCAACCTGCTCCTCGCAGAAGGAAGGCGGACCGTTACGGTGACCCTGCAGGTGAGTCCGACCACGCCGATAGGAAAAGTACCACCCTATGCCGACCAGGTATTTGATGTGGTGTTCAGCGGTGAGGAGGAGTGGATATCACCCGAAGGAGAAGACGTGGTGCAGGAAGGACAGTTCCCCGCCGAAGTGGTGGAGAAGATCCTCGCCTTTGTGAATGGCAGTGGCATCGATGCCATTGCTACAGAAGTGGAGGATGACCCCAACACCGGCTACGGTGACCAGATCGACGACTATGACATCGGTGTATTGGTGGCCAAACGAATCGTGGATACACGCACGGCCAACGGACCCTATAAAACCCTGCAGCAACTCCGCGATGTAAAAGGCATGGGCGTGGATAAGATCAACGACCTGGCCTATACGTTCCGCACCGTGTCCAATGCCACCATCTTCGATCCGGATAAGAACACCATCACCATCATCCGCACCCTGGAGGAAAGTCAGCCCGCTGTGGTTGCCTACAACGAGGAAGTGTTGCTGGATCCCTTCAAAACCGGATGGCCCGTGATGAAGGTGACCGTGAACAAGGAATACCCCGGCGACCCGTACGCATACAAATACCTGAAAGACCTCGACGTGACCAATGCCACCGTTACGGTGAATGTGTACAACGTTAAAACCAACATCCTTCAGAACGATGCCGCCAAGCTGGATCCGGCCAAACCTTTCCAGCCATTTGGAAACCGACCCGTGATCGATTCGGCCTTCTACATCGGTAACCAGGAGATCTTCCAGAAAAACCTCGACAACCTGAGCATTCACATCCAGTGGCATGAACTGCCCGAAAATGAAAGCTTCGGTACTTACTATAATTATTACACCGTGGGAGCCGGCACCCGGCAGAACACCGCCTTCAAAACAGAGATCTCCATCCTGGATGAGAAGGAATGGGTGCCCGTGAAAGCCGGAACCCTCTACCAGCTGTTCGACAATGACACGAACACGGAAATCATCAATCCCGAAAATGAGATCTTCCTCTCGGTAGATAATACCGGGGCAACAGGGTCACTGGGTGATGTGAACAGGGATCCGGAAATGGAAGTCCTCACCACACTCAATACCACCACACAGAAAGGATTTCTGCGGATGCGGATGAAGGGTGCCAATTTCGGTCACAAAGACTACTCCACATCTTATACCCAGCAGGTACTGGCAGCGGTTACGGCGGATCCTGCCACCACGCCCAACCTGCCCAACGAACCTTATACGCCCACGATCAAGGAACTGGCGCTGGACTATACCTCCACCGTGGAACTGGACCTGACAGGCATGGGTGAGGATGCATACGACGAACGCGTGGATCAGTACTTCTATGTATACCCGTTCGGCGTAGCGGAAGCGGATACGCGCGAAAAAACCAACAACCTGCTGCCCGTGTTCGACGCGGAAGGCAACCTGTACATCGGCATCGAATCCTTCACGGGCGGCCGCAACCTATCGCTCCTTTTTCAGGTGGCCGAGGGAAGTGCCGATCCCGATTACCTGCAACAGGATGTAACGTGGAGTTATCTGACGTCAGGAAATACATGGACGGAATTCGACCAACGCAAGATCCTGACAGACTCCACCAACCAATTGCTCACATCGGGCATCATCGAGTTCAATGTACCGAAAGATGCAAGCGTCACCCAGGAAATGCTGGGCAGCGGAAAAGTGTGGTTGCGCGCCACCGTGCAAAAAGATACACCCGCCATCTCAGACCTGGTAGACATCATGGCGCAAGCCGTGACCGCTACGTTCACAGACCAGGATAACGATCCGCAACACCTGGCAACCGCACTGCCCGCCGAGACCATCAAGAAGCTCAAGGAAAGTGATTCGGCGATTGATACCGTGACGCAGCCCTTCAGTTCCTTTGGCGGCAAACTTCAGGAAACCAGCGAAGCATTTTATACGCGTGTCAGTGAACGCCTCAGGCACAAACACCGCGCGGTAACCATATGGGATTACGAGCGCCTGACGCTTGCCAAGTTCCCGTCGGTATACAAGGTGAAATGCCTCAATCATACCATCTTCAACGGAACCCTTTCCGACTATGATGAGATCGCTCCCGGTCATGTGTCGCTGATCGTGATACCGAACGTCATCAACAGGAATGCGGTGGATCCGCTGAAACCGAAAACAAGCCTGATTACGCTGACGGAGATCGAGCAATACCTGACGGGTTTGAAAGCCGAATGCCCTGAATTGCACGTGCGAAATCCGCTGTATGAAGAGATACAGGTGGAGATGAATGTGAAGTTCATCGACGGTATTGATAATGGTTATTACCAGGAAGTGCTGAACGACGAGATCAAGTCGTTCCTGTCGCCCTGGGCCTATGCAGACAGTTCGGAAATCACCTTCGGCGGCCGCATCCACAAATCCATGATCCTGAATTTTGTGGAAGAGCGCTCGTATGTCGACTACGTGACGTGTTTCAAGATGTACCACATCGTGCCCAACAACCCGGCGATAGATCCGACCGTGGATCGCAGCGAAGCCCGCGCCACCACGCTGGGGTCGGTGCTGGGGTCGGCGAATGATCATATCCTGCATGTGCTGGAAAGTGAGATCTGCGGATGTGATGACAATGAAGTGTTCGGTGTGAAGGAAATGGCATCCGACCCTTGCGGATGTGACTAG
- a CDS encoding PAAR domain-containing protein, which produces MPAAARVTDTTNHGGTIVGPGAPTVLIGGMPACVAGDNHVCSLPPNAHQPTASPFPMGSTTVLIGGKPAIRVGDVCICGASAAVGEPTVMIG; this is translated from the coding sequence ATGCCAGCTGCAGCCCGCGTAACAGACACCACCAACCACGGAGGAACCATCGTGGGGCCGGGTGCTCCCACCGTATTGATTGGTGGCATGCCGGCGTGTGTGGCAGGAGATAACCACGTGTGCTCACTGCCGCCGAATGCACATCAGCCGACAGCAAGTCCTTTTCCCATGGGCAGCACAACAGTATTGATCGGTGGAAAACCGGCCATCCGTGTGGGCGATGTTTGTATTTGCGGCGCTTCAGCTGCCGTGGGCGAACCAACCGTTATGATCGGTTAA
- a CDS encoding ATP-binding protein, with the protein MVTTEALTYNARDIQSELNWFREVLRTRSTLNAGKECAYADVFEVPAPVMNGSPSAYNDFVKNHNFGFAERFMLMLALVPHIRPEMLDMFLVRNEQTQQVYTEFGGKRGKYHNGFLPTAETAMFILAGNDLEKRFALLHLFSSNHVFFRHNILQLEEVTDGEPVTNGALVLAQDILDMFTTGKVQRPKYSGEFPAQQLSTSMDWEDLVLNPGTLKQYQEIEIWLQHEHKLMREWGMERKLKPGYKSLFFGPPGTGKTLTAALLGKKTGRDVFKIDLSRLVSKYIGETEKNLSKVFNKAEHKDWILFFDEADSLFSKRTGINDAHDRYANQEVSYLLQRMEEYNGLIILATNLKSNVDDAFLRRFQSIIHFPMPTAPERLEIWRKGFSEHVELDAKVDLKDIASKYELSGGPIMNVIQYACLMALNRDSNLITQKDIMDGIRKEFGKSGRTA; encoded by the coding sequence ATGGTAACAACGGAGGCACTTACATACAATGCACGCGACATCCAGTCGGAACTGAACTGGTTCAGGGAGGTACTACGGACACGCTCCACCCTTAACGCCGGCAAGGAATGCGCCTATGCCGATGTGTTCGAAGTGCCGGCGCCGGTGATGAACGGAAGTCCGTCTGCCTACAACGATTTTGTGAAGAACCACAACTTCGGCTTTGCAGAACGCTTCATGCTGATGCTGGCCCTGGTGCCGCACATACGACCGGAAATGCTGGACATGTTTCTCGTACGCAACGAACAAACACAACAGGTGTACACCGAGTTCGGCGGCAAACGCGGGAAATACCACAACGGCTTCCTGCCCACCGCAGAGACCGCCATGTTCATCCTTGCCGGTAATGACCTGGAGAAACGATTCGCATTGCTCCACCTGTTCTCTTCCAACCACGTGTTTTTCCGGCACAACATCCTGCAACTGGAAGAGGTAACCGACGGAGAACCCGTCACCAACGGCGCCCTGGTACTGGCCCAGGATATCCTGGATATGTTCACCACCGGCAAAGTTCAACGTCCGAAATACAGCGGCGAATTCCCCGCGCAACAACTGTCTACCAGTATGGACTGGGAAGACCTGGTGCTCAATCCGGGTACGTTGAAACAATACCAGGAGATTGAGATATGGCTGCAGCATGAACATAAACTCATGCGCGAGTGGGGCATGGAACGCAAACTCAAACCGGGCTACAAGTCGCTGTTCTTCGGACCTCCGGGTACAGGCAAAACGCTCACCGCCGCCCTGCTCGGAAAGAAAACCGGAAGGGACGTGTTCAAGATCGACCTGTCCAGGCTCGTATCCAAATACATCGGTGAAACAGAAAAGAACCTGTCGAAGGTGTTCAACAAAGCGGAACACAAAGACTGGATCCTCTTCTTCGATGAAGCGGATTCGCTGTTCAGCAAACGCACCGGCATCAACGATGCGCACGACCGCTATGCCAACCAGGAGGTGTCGTACCTCCTGCAGCGAATGGAAGAATACAACGGATTGATCATCCTGGCGACCAACCTCAAGAGCAATGTGGACGACGCATTTCTCCGGCGCTTTCAATCCATCATCCACTTTCCCATGCCCACCGCCCCGGAACGACTCGAGATATGGCGGAAGGGATTCAGCGAGCACGTGGAGCTCGACGCCAAAGTGGACCTGAAAGACATTGCCTCCAAATACGAATTGTCGGGAGGACCCATCATGAACGTCATCCAGTACGCGTGCCTGATGGCCCTGAACCGTGACAGCAATCTGATTACACAAAAAGACATCATGGACGGAATCAGGAAGGAGTTTGGTAAGTCGGGACGAACGGCCTGA
- a CDS encoding GPW/gp25 family protein: MPETNVDTDQLNSFLGRGWAWPVTFNKESRSAEMSEDEQDIRESLEILLTTIRGERVMRPDYGANLQDRIFEPLRVNSASRLTEDIKRAILFHEPRVTVNDVNYQQDPEEGYILIQLDYTIIATNTRTNMVYPFYFSEGTDL; the protein is encoded by the coding sequence ATGCCAGAGACCAATGTGGATACCGACCAACTGAACAGCTTCCTGGGAAGGGGATGGGCCTGGCCCGTGACCTTCAACAAGGAGAGCCGGTCGGCGGAGATGTCGGAAGATGAACAGGACATCCGCGAGAGCCTGGAAATCCTCCTCACCACCATCCGTGGTGAACGGGTGATGCGCCCCGATTACGGCGCCAACCTGCAGGACCGGATCTTCGAACCCCTCCGCGTGAATTCCGCATCCCGTCTCACAGAAGACATCAAACGCGCCATCCTGTTTCACGAACCGCGGGTGACAGTGAATGATGTCAACTATCAGCAAGATCCCGAAGAAGGGTATATCCTCATCCAACTGGACTATACCATCATCGCAACCAATACACGCACCAACATGGTCTATCCTTTCTATTTCAGCGAAGGGACTGATTTGTGA